A single genomic interval of Rhizobium leguminosarum bv. trifolii WSM1325 harbors:
- a CDS encoding conserved hypothetical protein (KEGG: rec:RHECIAT_CH0003808 hypothetical protein), with amino-acid sequence MRALASYLVLLLAMPLAALAVVSPANVYRAQGIAAPDCDGPLQVLIFAVPAVLIYGAGALLAYRAGRRFHRLVSVLCLIIALATVPNIAEAVHELYRNAADGECLG; translated from the coding sequence ATGCGGGCCCTCGCCTCTTATCTCGTCCTGCTGCTCGCCATGCCGCTTGCGGCACTTGCGGTCGTTTCGCCGGCCAATGTCTATCGTGCCCAGGGCATCGCCGCTCCCGATTGCGACGGGCCGCTGCAGGTGCTGATCTTCGCCGTGCCTGCCGTCCTGATCTATGGCGCAGGCGCGCTCCTTGCCTATCGGGCCGGCCGGCGCTTTCATCGCCTCGTTTCCGTTCTCTGCTTGATCATCGCGCTCGCCACGGTTCCGAATATTGCCGAGGCCGTGCACGAACTTTATCGAAACGCCGCCGACGGCGAATGCCTGGGATAG
- a CDS encoding conserved hypothetical protein (KEGG: sml:Smlt1006 hypothetical protein) produces the protein MNDLAAHLKELEEKLFEPSVRASREMLTTLLSRDFREIGSSGRLYTFDVIVPSLLAEQRTGTSRGEHFETQRLAEHIALVTYRAIYTDTDGSKRRTLRSSIWRLEEEGHWRMLFHQGTVIG, from the coding sequence ATGAATGATCTCGCCGCCCATCTGAAAGAGCTCGAGGAAAAACTCTTCGAGCCATCGGTTCGCGCCTCGCGGGAGATGCTGACTACGCTGCTCTCGCGCGATTTCCGTGAAATCGGCAGTTCCGGACGGCTCTATACCTTCGACGTCATTGTGCCCAGTCTTTTGGCCGAGCAACGGACGGGAACGTCCCGCGGCGAGCATTTCGAAACCCAAAGACTTGCGGAGCACATCGCGCTCGTCACCTACCGCGCCATTTACACAGACACCGACGGAAGCAAAAGGCGGACGCTGCGCAGTTCCATCTGGCGGCTGGAAGAGGAGGGGCACTGGCGCATGCTCTTCCACCAGGGCACCGTCATTGGTTAA
- a CDS encoding para-aminobenzoate synthase, subunit I (TIGRFAM: para-aminobenzoate synthase, subunit I~PFAM: Chorismate binding-like~KEGG: ret:RHE_CH03550 para-aminobenzoate synthase component I) encodes MSDPYILFRDDATGQVMLFAEPAEIIVARTRAEFFAGLARMEEAKAAGKWLAGYMAYEAGYLFEEKLAPFAGEHRETPLICFGVFDAPQADTHPLAQPKQRLENEEFLTAPKAAWDFPIYKERFDRLHQHLRLGDAYQANLTMPVEAHWNGDPRAAFWSLIERQPVKYGALVDLGGPVILSRSPELFFRTDEEGWIETHPMKGTAKRGTTAAEDAEIIEAMRSDIKTQAENRMIVDLLRNDISRITEVGTLDVPKLFDIETYPTVHQMVSHVQARLRPDLSICDIFSALFPCGSITGAPKMRAMEILHALEDVPRDAYCGAIGMISPTGAMRFSVAIRTITLFQGGRAVFNVGGGIVFDSTAEAEYEECLLKARFAVGDQWIAR; translated from the coding sequence ATGTCTGACCCCTATATTCTCTTCCGCGACGACGCGACCGGACAGGTGATGCTTTTCGCAGAGCCGGCTGAGATCATCGTTGCCAGGACGCGCGCCGAGTTCTTTGCAGGCCTTGCCCGGATGGAAGAGGCCAAGGCCGCAGGCAAATGGCTTGCCGGTTACATGGCCTATGAGGCCGGATACCTCTTCGAGGAAAAACTTGCTCCCTTCGCCGGGGAACATCGCGAGACCCCGCTCATCTGTTTCGGCGTCTTCGACGCTCCGCAGGCCGATACGCATCCGCTTGCCCAGCCAAAACAGCGCCTCGAAAACGAGGAATTCCTCACCGCCCCGAAAGCTGCCTGGGATTTCCCTATATATAAAGAGCGCTTCGACCGCCTCCACCAGCACCTGCGGCTCGGCGACGCCTATCAGGCGAACCTCACCATGCCGGTCGAGGCTCACTGGAACGGCGACCCTCGTGCCGCCTTTTGGTCGCTGATCGAACGCCAGCCGGTCAAATACGGCGCGCTGGTCGATCTCGGCGGCCCGGTCATCCTTTCGCGGTCGCCCGAACTTTTCTTCCGCACCGATGAAGAGGGCTGGATCGAGACCCATCCGATGAAGGGCACGGCAAAACGCGGCACCACTGCCGCCGAGGATGCCGAAATCATCGAGGCCATGCGCAGCGATATCAAGACGCAAGCGGAAAACCGTATGATCGTCGATCTCCTGCGCAACGATATCTCCCGCATCACCGAGGTCGGCACACTCGACGTCCCGAAGCTCTTCGACATCGAGACCTATCCGACCGTCCACCAGATGGTGAGCCATGTCCAGGCAAGGCTCCGTCCCGATCTTTCGATCTGCGACATCTTCTCCGCGCTCTTCCCCTGTGGTTCGATCACCGGCGCGCCAAAGATGCGGGCAATGGAAATCCTCCATGCGCTCGAGGATGTCCCGCGCGACGCCTATTGCGGCGCGATCGGCATGATCTCACCCACCGGCGCCATGCGTTTTTCCGTCGCCATCCGCACGATCACGCTTTTTCAGGGCGGCAGGGCCGTCTTCAATGTCGGCGGCGGCATCGTCTTCGATTCGACCGCCGAGGCCGAATATGAGGAATGCCTGCTCAAAGCCCGCTTCGCTGTCGGCGACCAATGGATTGCGCGATGA
- a CDS encoding aminotransferase class IV (PFAM: aminotransferase class IV~KEGG: rec:RHECIAT_CH0003804 probable 4-amino-4-deoxychorismate lyase protein) codes for MIDFSLIETLRWQPGEGFIRLRLHLARLSRSARRLGFPQPVEAVARLDEAVAGAAGPLRVRLTFDAQGRIEVTSAAFVPLAPDTTWTVRLAETRLNSADRLLRVKTTRRAVYEAARAEYRPDEADEVILLNERNEVCDGTITSIFLDDGTGVLRTPPISCGLLAGVLRTELICNRKARVGRITPADLNAGTLYIGNSLRGLIRANLIRS; via the coding sequence ATGATCGATTTTTCGTTGATCGAGACGCTGCGCTGGCAGCCCGGCGAGGGTTTCATCCGACTGCGTCTGCATCTCGCCCGGCTTTCCCGCTCCGCCCGTCGCCTTGGCTTCCCGCAACCGGTCGAGGCGGTAGCAAGGCTCGACGAAGCCGTTGCGGGTGCTGCCGGTCCGCTGCGCGTCCGCCTGACCTTCGACGCGCAAGGCCGCATCGAGGTGACGAGCGCCGCTTTCGTGCCCCTGGCGCCCGATACCACCTGGACCGTCCGCCTCGCCGAAACCCGTCTGAATTCCGCCGACAGGCTGCTGCGCGTCAAGACCACGCGCCGTGCCGTCTACGAGGCCGCACGGGCCGAATATAGGCCTGATGAGGCCGATGAAGTCATCCTTTTGAATGAACGCAATGAAGTCTGCGATGGCACCATCACCTCGATCTTCCTGGACGACGGAACCGGCGTTCTGCGCACTCCGCCGATCTCCTGCGGCCTGCTCGCCGGTGTGCTGCGCACCGAATTGATCTGCAACCGCAAGGCCCGCGTCGGCCGCATCACGCCTGCCGATCTCAATGCCGGCACGCTCTATATCGGCAATTCGCTGCGCGGCCTGATCCGCGCAAACCTCATCAGGAGCTGA
- a CDS encoding oligoendopeptidase, pepF/M3 family (TIGRFAM: oligoendopeptidase, pepF/M3 family~PFAM: peptidase M3A and M3B thimet/oligopeptidase F; Oligopeptidase F~KEGG: rec:RHECIAT_CH0003802 oligoendopeptidase F protein), which yields MKIKLPHAGLLLSAAAPAGAADPALGVLPVWKLQDLYPSATSTAFVADMEKAGKAAIAFEEKWKGTLTEATAKTGAEGIGAALKEYEALDDIIGRLGSFAGLTYFSDTTNPTNGKLYGDVQAKITEFSGHLLFFALELNRIDDAVIDACMANDPAAGHYRPWLLDLRKDKPYQLDDRLEQLFLEKSMTSAAAFNRLFDETMAELRYEIDGEKVPLEVALNKLQEKDPEVRRKAAMALAETFKANIRTFTLITNTLAKDKEIADRWRGFEDIADSRHLANRVEREVVDALAAAVREAYPRLSHRYYKMKAKWLGMEQMNFWDRNAPLPETSSAIISWPEAKDTVLSAYGNFSPEMADIARRFFDEQWIDAPVRAGKAPGAFAHPTVPSAHPYVLVNYMGKPRDVMTLAHELGHGVHQVLAGAQGALMCQTPLTLAETASVFGEMLTFRALLQKTTDTRERKAMLAQKVEDMINTVVRQIAFYEFERKLHTARKAGELTADDIGELWLSVQSESLGPAISISEGYETYWAYIPHFIHSPFYVYAYAFGDCLVNSLYAVYQKAEKGFQEKYFELLRAGGTKHHSELLKPFGLDATDPSFWSQGLSMIEGLIDELEALDRG from the coding sequence ATGAAAATCAAGCTCCCGCACGCCGGCCTTCTTCTATCGGCAGCAGCGCCAGCTGGGGCCGCCGATCCGGCGCTCGGCGTTCTGCCGGTCTGGAAGCTGCAGGATCTTTATCCCTCCGCCACCTCCACCGCCTTCGTCGCCGACATGGAAAAAGCCGGCAAGGCCGCGATCGCCTTTGAAGAAAAGTGGAAGGGCACACTCACGGAGGCGACGGCGAAGACCGGCGCCGAGGGCATCGGCGCGGCCCTGAAGGAATATGAGGCGCTGGACGACATCATCGGCCGCCTCGGCTCCTTTGCCGGCCTCACTTATTTCTCCGATACCACCAACCCGACAAACGGCAAGCTCTACGGCGACGTACAGGCCAAGATCACCGAATTTTCCGGTCATCTCCTGTTCTTCGCGCTGGAACTCAACCGCATCGACGACGCGGTGATCGACGCCTGCATGGCGAATGATCCCGCCGCCGGACATTATCGCCCTTGGCTGCTCGACCTCAGGAAGGACAAGCCCTACCAGCTCGACGATAGGCTGGAACAGCTCTTCCTTGAGAAGTCGATGACATCAGCCGCAGCCTTCAACCGCCTCTTCGACGAAACCATGGCGGAACTTCGCTACGAGATCGATGGCGAGAAAGTGCCGCTCGAAGTGGCGCTGAACAAGCTGCAGGAAAAGGATCCGGAAGTGCGCCGCAAGGCAGCCATGGCGCTCGCCGAAACCTTCAAGGCGAATATCCGCACCTTTACGCTGATCACCAACACGCTTGCCAAGGATAAGGAGATCGCCGACCGCTGGCGCGGCTTCGAGGACATCGCCGACAGCCGACACCTGGCAAACCGCGTCGAGCGCGAGGTCGTCGATGCGCTGGCCGCAGCCGTCCGCGAAGCCTATCCCCGCCTTTCGCATCGCTATTACAAGATGAAGGCGAAATGGCTTGGCATGGAGCAGATGAATTTCTGGGACCGCAACGCGCCGCTTCCGGAAACCTCCAGCGCCATCATCTCGTGGCCGGAGGCGAAGGACACCGTGCTATCGGCCTATGGCAATTTTTCCCCCGAGATGGCTGATATCGCCAGGCGGTTCTTCGACGAACAGTGGATCGATGCTCCGGTTCGTGCCGGCAAGGCGCCCGGCGCCTTCGCGCATCCGACGGTTCCCTCGGCCCATCCCTATGTGCTCGTCAATTATATGGGCAAGCCGCGCGATGTAATGACGCTTGCCCATGAACTCGGGCACGGCGTGCATCAGGTTCTCGCCGGCGCGCAGGGAGCGCTGATGTGCCAGACGCCGCTGACGCTTGCCGAAACCGCTTCCGTCTTCGGCGAGATGCTGACCTTCCGCGCGCTTCTGCAAAAGACCACCGATACGCGCGAGCGCAAGGCGATGCTCGCCCAGAAGGTCGAGGATATGATCAACACGGTCGTGCGCCAGATCGCCTTCTACGAATTCGAGCGCAAGCTCCACACCGCTCGTAAAGCTGGCGAACTCACAGCTGACGACATCGGCGAACTCTGGCTCTCCGTCCAGTCGGAAAGCCTCGGGCCGGCGATCAGCATTTCTGAAGGGTACGAGACCTATTGGGCCTATATCCCCCATTTCATCCACTCGCCCTTCTATGTCTACGCCTATGCCTTTGGCGATTGCCTGGTAAATTCGCTCTATGCCGTCTACCAGAAAGCCGAGAAGGGCTTTCAGGAGAAGTATTTCGAACTGCTGAGGGCCGGCGGCACCAAGCATCACTCGGAACTGCTGAAGCCTTTTGGCCTCGACGCCACCGATCCGTCGTTCTGGAGCCAGGGCCTGTCGATGATCGAAGGGCTGATCGATGAGTTGGAAGCGTTGGATAGGGGCTGA
- a CDS encoding outer membrane lipoprotein (KEGG: ret:RHE_CH03554 outer membrane lipoprotein) has product MKIRTGLVLVGAAAALAACVSSEPRRLPVATAPAATGVEGNWSDPNGIVSTFQGGSFTTRTTDSNQLLASGTYINTSPTLVEINMTSLVRKTQSKVNCALVNPSQLNCTSDSGAQFTLSRRG; this is encoded by the coding sequence ATGAAAATCAGAACTGGTCTCGTTCTTGTCGGTGCAGCGGCCGCTCTTGCCGCCTGCGTTTCATCAGAGCCGCGTCGCTTGCCGGTTGCAACCGCGCCCGCCGCCACTGGCGTCGAAGGCAACTGGAGCGATCCGAACGGCATCGTTTCCACCTTCCAGGGCGGTAGCTTCACCACCCGCACCACCGATAGCAACCAGCTTCTTGCCTCGGGCACCTATATCAATACCTCACCGACCCTGGTCGAGATCAACATGACCTCGCTGGTGCGCAAGACCCAGTCCAAGGTCAATTGCGCCCTCGTCAACCCGAGCCAGCTCAATTGCACCTCCGATTCCGGCGCACAGTTCACGCTTTCCCGCCGCGGCTGA
- a CDS encoding Homospermidine synthase (PFAM: homospermidine synthase~KEGG: rec:RHECIAT_CH0003806 homospermidine synthase protein) — MTEQNYPVYAEITGPIVMIGFGSIGRGTLPLIERHFKFDKSRMVVIDPREEPSDMEILKKHGVRHIKEYVTKDNYKELLKPLLTEGEGQGFCVNLSVDTSSLDIIKLCRKLDVPYVDTVVEPWLGFYFDKGMSNADRTNYALRETMRKEKAKNPGGATAVSTCGANPGMVSWFVKQALVNLANDIGLKFEEPDQHDREGWAKLMKKVGVKGIHIAERDTQRTKHPKPLNVFWNTWSVEGFISEGLQPAELGWGTHEEWMPKNAKKHKKGNKAAIYLEQPGANTRVRTWCPTPGPQYGFLVTHNESISIADFFTVRDKDGEVTFRPTCHYAYHPANDAVLSLHEMFGNGGTPQPVHHVLDEDELEDGIDELGVLLYGHERNAYWYGSRLSLEETRSIAPYQNATGLQVTSAVLAGMVWALENPNAGIVEADEIDYKRCLEVQMPYLGPVEGHYTDWTPLDGRPGLFPEDIDTKDPWQFRNILVR; from the coding sequence ATGACGGAACAGAATTATCCGGTATATGCCGAAATTACCGGTCCGATCGTAATGATCGGCTTTGGCTCCATCGGCCGCGGCACCCTGCCCCTGATCGAGCGCCATTTCAAATTCGACAAGAGCCGGATGGTCGTCATCGACCCTCGTGAAGAGCCCTCCGACATGGAGATCCTGAAGAAGCACGGCGTTCGCCATATCAAGGAATATGTCACCAAGGACAATTACAAGGAACTGCTGAAGCCGCTGCTGACGGAAGGCGAAGGTCAGGGTTTCTGCGTCAACCTCTCGGTCGACACCTCCTCGCTCGACATCATCAAGCTCTGCCGTAAACTCGACGTTCCCTATGTCGACACCGTCGTCGAGCCCTGGCTCGGCTTCTATTTCGACAAGGGCATGAGCAATGCCGACCGCACCAACTATGCGCTGCGCGAAACCATGCGCAAGGAAAAGGCGAAGAACCCGGGCGGCGCCACCGCCGTCTCCACCTGCGGCGCCAATCCGGGCATGGTCTCCTGGTTCGTCAAGCAGGCGCTCGTCAACCTCGCCAACGACATCGGCCTCAAGTTCGAGGAGCCGGACCAGCATGATCGCGAAGGCTGGGCAAAGCTGATGAAGAAGGTCGGCGTCAAGGGCATTCACATCGCCGAGCGCGACACCCAGCGCACCAAGCATCCGAAGCCGCTCAACGTCTTCTGGAACACCTGGTCTGTCGAAGGCTTCATCTCTGAAGGCCTGCAGCCGGCTGAACTCGGCTGGGGCACGCATGAAGAGTGGATGCCGAAAAACGCCAAGAAGCACAAGAAGGGCAACAAGGCGGCGATCTACCTGGAGCAGCCGGGCGCCAACACCCGCGTGCGCACCTGGTGCCCGACGCCCGGCCCGCAATATGGCTTCCTCGTCACCCACAACGAGTCGATCTCGATCGCCGACTTTTTCACGGTCCGCGACAAGGACGGCGAAGTGACCTTCCGCCCGACCTGCCACTATGCCTACCATCCGGCCAACGACGCCGTGCTCTCGCTGCACGAGATGTTCGGCAATGGCGGTACGCCGCAGCCGGTCCATCACGTTCTCGACGAGGACGAATTAGAAGATGGCATCGACGAACTCGGCGTCCTGCTCTACGGCCACGAGAGGAATGCCTACTGGTATGGCTCGCGCCTGTCGCTGGAAGAAACCCGCAGCATCGCGCCCTATCAGAACGCCACCGGCCTGCAGGTGACCTCCGCCGTTCTCGCCGGCATGGTCTGGGCGCTGGAAAACCCGAATGCCGGCATCGTCGAAGCCGACGAGATCGATTACAAGCGCTGCCTCGAAGTGCAGATGCCCTATCTCGGCCCGGTCGAGGGCCACTATACCGATTGGACTCCGCTGGACGGCCGCCCGGGCCTCTTCCCCGAGGATATCGACACCAAGGATCCGTGGCAGTTCAGGAACATTCTCGTTCGCTGA